In the genome of Planctomyces sp. SH-PL62, the window TTCGGACGTGCGTTGGGAGACCGGGGGGAGGCCGGCGAAGGCGGCGGCCTCGTCGCGGCCGTGGCGACCCGGCGGGGCGGGGGGGCGGACCGTGAGGATCGACCATTCCGGGGGGAATTCGATCCGGGAGACCAGGGGGGGGATGTCGCCGGGGTCTTTATGGCCGGCGTCGACGATCAGGCCGCCGTGGAGGAAGCCGTGGAGCCCCACTCCCGATCGCCGGCCGCGCTCGGAGAGGAGCGCGAGCTGCTCCAGCGTCGGCCGTTCGATCCCCGCCGCCGCCAGGACCAGCCGGGCCACGGCCAGGCTGAGCTGGGTGCCGACGCCCAGTCCCGTGTGCTCCGCCGGGGCCTGGAGCACCCGGACCCTGACGGGGACGATCGGCGTGGGGGCGGTCCATCGGTCCCGGATGCGATCGAGCAGGGGGGCGACGCGGCCGGCCAGGGGGCCTTCGGCGTGGAATCGGTCGGCGGGCTCGGCGACGAACTCCAGCCCTGGGGCTTCGATCATCAGGCCGACGCCGCCGAACTGGCGTCGGACGAAGGGGCCCCAGCCGAGGAGCCCGAAGTGGAGCCGGCTGGCGGTCCGGATTCGCAGGGGCGTCATGAGGAGGGGGCCTTCGATTCGAGCGGGGGGCGGGACGATCGGCGGACGTGGTCCAGGAGCAGGTCGAGCGCCTCGCGCTCGGCCGGGCCGCCGGTCTTGTCGACGATGACCGAGAACTTCTGGAACTCCTCGAGGATCTCCGACAGGGGGAGGAACGCGGTCCGGGTGGCGAGGATCGCGGCCTCGACGACCGCGTGTTTCGCCCGGTTGAAGCCGAGGAAGTCGCGGATGCGGCCCTCGGCCAGCGTCTCCACCAGGACGGTCGTGCGCTCGTCGATGTCGTCGACGACGATGGGGCGGAACTCGTAGTAGCGGCATGCGTCGGCGAGCACCCGGCCGAGGACGGCCCGCGCGGGGGTCGTCGCCGGCGGCGGGTCGAGGGCCGCGCCGATCGCGGTCCGGGCCAGCAGCAGGACGTCGTCGGTGATGTGGAAGACCCCCGAGCCGCCGGCCTTGAGGTTCCGGTAGGTCGTCGAGCTCCGATAAGGCCGCAGGACGAACGTGCCCAGGCTCAGATCGGCGGGGATCTTGGGGCCCATGGGGGCGATGTTCAGCTCGCCCTCGGGGCTCAGGGTGGTGACGAGACCTTCGAGGATCACGAGCGGTCGTCCTTCTCGGGCGTCGGAGGGGGTGGGAGGGCCGATCCTTCCGCCGGCCCGTCGCCCCCGGCTCGCCTTCGCCGCAGCCGGTGGCTGGTTTCCGGCTCCGTGAGGAAGCCCCACGAGAGCGCTTGATCCTGGCGATAGGCCTTCCCCAACGTCAAGGCGGTTTTGGCCTTCATCATCTCGTAGCCCAGGTAGAAGGCGTGGGAGGGGTCGGAGACGTCCATCTCGTCGAAGAGGACGAAGGGGTCGGGCCCGCTGAGGAAGTGGCCGTTGTTGAGGGCGTAGACGACGCCGTCCTCGGCGAAGATCCGCCAGTTGGGGTCGCGAATCCGGCGCTGGAGTTCGGCGAGGTTCTCGCGGCCGAAGCGGTCGAGCTTGGGGTCGCGGAGCATGACCAGGCGGGGCTCGACGCGCTTGGGGAGGGTGCGGTTGACGACGGCGTGGCGGACGAGCCGACGCGCCAGGTCGAGCTCGCGAACCGAAGACCGGGCCCAGTTGATGACGGCCGTGGTCAGGACGCTGTGGATCGCCTGCTCCTGGCAGAAGCCCATCAGGAGCGTGTTGACGCCGGAGGAGTCGACGTCGGTCAGCTCGGTCAGGTTGCCGACGCCCATCATCATCGCGGCGTCGGGGTAGCGGCGTCGGACCTCCAGGTAGCGGTCCAGCGAGGCGGCGAAGCCGAAGCCGATCGGCTCCAGGATCGGGTCTATGCGGTAGCGGACCCCGGCCGCTTCCAGGGCGTCGATCGTCGCGTCAAGCCCGTCGAGCGTCCCGGGCTGGTCGGGGAGGACGACGACCTCGGCCCCCCAGTCCCGGGCCGCGTCGCGGTTGCCGGCGTTGACGCTCAGGACCAGCTCGGCCCCGGCCGCGACGGCGAGGGCGGCCTCGTCGGGGTCGAAGGTGTCGATCGAGACCCGCAGCCCGGCGTCCTTGAGGGCCTTCACGGCGTCGCCGACCTCGGCCCAGCGGGCGCCGGGCTCGCAGCCCAGGTCGATGAGGTCGGCCCCCTGCGCGGCGAAGTCGAGGGCCTGGCGGAGCAGCTCGGCGCGGGGGAGGCGAGGGGCGAGGTTGATCTCGGCGAGGATCTCGACGTCATAGGCGCCGTAGTCGTCCGGCAAGCCGGCCCGTTCGTGGCCGAACCATCGGGGGAGGTCGCGGAGGTCTTCCGGGCCGATCTCGACCGGGACGCCGGGCACCCTGGCCTCGATCGGAGTCAGGTCGCCCCGGCAATGACCCGGCAGGATGATGCGGGCGACCCCCGGCGGCGGCTCCAGGCGCTTCGCCACCCACGCCGGGGTCATCAGCGCGGCGACCGTGATCGGCAGCACGGCCACTTCCGCCACGATCCCGGCCCGAGGCGCGAGGTCGTCGAGCACCTGCCTGAGCGCGAATTCCGCGAGCCGGCCGGTGACGAAGAGGACGCGGGCTGGAGAGGCGGTGTCGCTCATGGACTGGTGTCTGGATTGCTGCCGGCGCCGACGGCGGGCCGTCGGGGCTCGTCGGCCGGGACGTGGTCAATCGGGGCTGACAAGCTGGATCCCCGCCGCCTCCAGGCTATCCGCGATCGCATCCTGGAACCTGCCGGTGACGAGCTGGCCCCACGTCCTCGCGCAGGCGTAGCGGTTCGAGGACTCGTCGACCGAGAAGAGGCTCTGGAGCACGATGAATTGGTTGCTCACCTTGTCCACCGATTGCTGCAGCGTCCGGCCGTCGTCGGGCGCGTGTTCCGGCCATTCGCCGACGACGACGATCTGGAGTCCGACCTCGTAGAGGAAGGGGATGAACCTGGTGCAACGGAGCAGTTTCCACTTGGCCTGCTGGCAGTAAGGGCCGATCGCGACGTCCCCCGGGGGGCGTCGAAGGACGGCCACCGCGCGGTTCGAGTTCCAGGTGCATCGCCGCCAGAACCCGATCACGTTCAGGTCCGCCATTCGCGGACGCTCGTGCCGACGGAAGCCCAGGGCGCCGAGCTTGTCGCCCAGGGGGGCGATGAGTCGTTCCAATTTTCAGCCGCCTCCCAAGCGGTCAAGGGATGGACGTGGACGTCTCGAATCGACCAGCCATCTTACCGCGCCCGGCCCTCGATCAGGAGCATGGCGTCCCGATCGTTATGTCGCCACGCGCCGCCGTCGGTTGAGGGGCGGCGGCCGATCGCTCATCGGCTCGCCCGGGCCTTCGCGGGGGATACGGAGAGCGAGCGTTCCGTCTCAAGCCCCCGGTCGCCCTGCGACTCCATCCAGCGGTCGAGCTTCTCGCGGAGTTGGGCCCGGTTTTCGGCGTGGTCGGCGTCGGCGGCCAGGTTGCGGAGTTCGAAAGGGTCGGACTTCAAATCGTAAAGCTCCTCGGCGGGGCGCCGGAGATAGCGGGAGACGGTCGCGGCGGCCCCGGCGTCGTCCGCGGCCCTTGCGACCCACGAATCCCAGAGGTCGCGGCCGTCCCCGGCGACGCCCTTGTCGATGTGCGTGTGGTGCTCGGCCTCCGCGTCCAGGTTGCGGATGTATTTCCAGTCGCGAGTCCGGACGCCGCGCAGGGGGTAGCGGTTCATGGCCCCGTCGCCGCTGTGCGTCAGGAAGACTTCGTCGCGAAGATGGTCGTCCTTCCCGGTCAGGACGCCGAGGAACGAACGCCCGGAGAGGCCCTCCGGCGGCGTCGCTCCGGCGATCTCCAGGCAGGTGGGCAGGAGGTCGATCCAGCTCGCCATCGCGTCGCTCCGCGAGCCCGGCTGGATCCGTCCGGGCCAGACGACGATCAGGGGCGTGCGGACGCCCGCGTCGTAGACGTCCCACTTTCCGAACGGAAGCTGCGCGCCGTGGTCGCTGGTGAAGACGAAGACCGTGTCCGGGCCCAGATGCTCGCGCGCCGCGTCGTAGAGCAGGCCGAGGTCGCGATCGGCGTTGGCGACGGCCGCGGCGTAATGGGACACGGCCCGCCGCGTGGCCGGGGTGTCGACCAGCGTGGGGGGCAGGGCGACGTCCTCGGGAGGGACGGCGGATCGCCTCGGCCAGGGGACGTGGGGCCAGTTCGTCCCGACGATCAGGCAGAGAGGGGCCGGAGACCGTCGTTTCGCCAGCCAGCCGACGGCCGCCTCGACGCACGCGTCGTCATGATAGGTGTAGTGGCTCGCGTGATCGAAGCCGAAGGTCGTCACCTGGGCGTAGTGGGCCGTCTTGCCGATGGCCGCCGTCTCGTAGCCCAGGTCGCGGAAGTATGCGGGCCAGAGCTTCACGCCGGGCTTCGGCCGGCTGTGATTGAGCATCGACCCGTTCCGCATCGGGTCCAGCCCCGTGAGCAGCGCCGCGCGACTGGGGGCGCAGCTCGGGGACGCCACGAAGGCGTGCGTCAGCATCATCCCGTCTCTCGCGAGCCGTTCCATGGCCGGAGTCTCGACGTCGCGCCCGACCGCCCCGTACGGCGAACAGGACGACAGGTTCATGTCGTCGACGAGGAAGACCACGATGTTCGGCGGCTTCGCCTCCGAGGCCGAGGCGACGACGGCCATCGACAGGGTCAGGAGCGCAGGCAGGTTCATCGCGAGATTCCTTGCTTCGGCTGTCGCATGGCTGGGGGCCCGTCTCGGCTCGGCTCGTCAGCGCACCGCGCCGCCGTCGACCCGGAGGATCTGGCCGGTGAGGAAGCCGGAGGACGGGCCGACGAGGAACGCGGCGGCGCGGGCGACGTCTTCGGGGAGGCCCCAGCGTCGCATCGGGGTCTCGCGGAGGACCCGGTCTTGCCATTCCGGGGGGGCCGTCTCGCCCCAGGCGGTCTGGATCCAGCCGGGGGCCACGCCGTTGACGCGGACGCCGGGCGCGAGGCTCAGGGCGAGGCTCCGAGTGAAGGCCATGACGGCCCCCTTGACCGCGCCGAAGAGTTCGCCCGAGTCCCCTTCCATGCCGGTCTCGGCCTGGTCCCAGCCCATGGTGACGATGGCGCCCCCGCCGGCGTCGGCCATCCGCCGGCCGACGTCGCGGCAGAGCCGGATCGCCGCGACGACGTCGACCTCCCACAGCAGGTCGAGCTTGGCCTCGAACGAGAGATCCGGTCCTTCGCCGGTGAGGACGTCGGCGCCGGCGAAGTGGAGCCAGGCGTCCAGGCCGTCCCAGAGCTTCCAGGCGTTCGCGACCAGGCGGTCCCCCTGCTCCCGGGAGCGGAGGTCGGCCAGGATCGATGCGACCCGCGTCCCCCGCCCCTCGATCTCGCGCACGACCCGGACGGCGGCCTCCAGGTTGCGGCCGTGGACGATCACGTCGGCCCCGGCGTGGGCCAGGGCCAGGGCGGTCGCCCGGCCGATGCCCGAGGTCGCGCCGATGACGGCGCAACGCAACCCCCGGAGGCTCGAATCGGATTGG includes:
- a CDS encoding beta-ribofuranosylaminobenzene 5'-phosphate synthase family protein; translation: MTPLRIRTASRLHFGLLGWGPFVRRQFGGVGLMIEAPGLEFVAEPADRFHAEGPLAGRVAPLLDRIRDRWTAPTPIVPVRVRVLQAPAEHTGLGVGTQLSLAVARLVLAAAGIERPTLEQLALLSERGRRSGVGLHGFLHGGLIVDAGHKDPGDIPPLVSRIEFPPEWSILTVRPPAPPGRHGRDEAAAFAGLPPVSQRTSERLCRLVLLDLLGAAAGRDLPAFGEALGELQREVGAAFAPAQGGRFASPESEALVADLDRLGLVGAGQSSWGPSLYAFGTPSEDEREEIAARLRTLHHLGPGDLSWTRARNTGAEMTASPTPRPS
- a CDS encoding DUF447 domain-containing protein; protein product: MILEGLVTTLSPEGELNIAPMGPKIPADLSLGTFVLRPYRSSTTYRNLKAGGSGVFHITDDVLLLARTAIGAALDPPPATTPARAVLGRVLADACRYYEFRPIVVDDIDERTTVLVETLAEGRIRDFLGFNRAKHAVVEAAILATRTAFLPLSEILEEFQKFSVIVDKTGGPAEREALDLLLDHVRRSSRPPLESKAPSS
- a CDS encoding DUF6513 domain-containing protein codes for the protein MSDTASPARVLFVTGRLAEFALRQVLDDLAPRAGIVAEVAVLPITVAALMTPAWVAKRLEPPPGVARIILPGHCRGDLTPIEARVPGVPVEIGPEDLRDLPRWFGHERAGLPDDYGAYDVEILAEINLAPRLPRAELLRQALDFAAQGADLIDLGCEPGARWAEVGDAVKALKDAGLRVSIDTFDPDEAALAVAAGAELVLSVNAGNRDAARDWGAEVVVLPDQPGTLDGLDATIDALEAAGVRYRIDPILEPIGFGFAASLDRYLEVRRRYPDAAMMMGVGNLTELTDVDSSGVNTLLMGFCQEQAIHSVLTTAVINWARSSVRELDLARRLVRHAVVNRTLPKRVEPRLVMLRDPKLDRFGRENLAELQRRIRDPNWRIFAEDGVVYALNNGHFLSGPDPFVLFDEMDVSDPSHAFYLGYEMMKAKTALTLGKAYRQDQALSWGFLTEPETSHRLRRRRAGGDGPAEGSALPPPPTPEKDDRS
- a CDS encoding sulfatase; this translates as MNLPALLTLSMAVVASASEAKPPNIVVFLVDDMNLSSCSPYGAVGRDVETPAMERLARDGMMLTHAFVASPSCAPSRAALLTGLDPMRNGSMLNHSRPKPGVKLWPAYFRDLGYETAAIGKTAHYAQVTTFGFDHASHYTYHDDACVEAAVGWLAKRRSPAPLCLIVGTNWPHVPWPRRSAVPPEDVALPPTLVDTPATRRAVSHYAAAVANADRDLGLLYDAAREHLGPDTVFVFTSDHGAQLPFGKWDVYDAGVRTPLIVVWPGRIQPGSRSDAMASWIDLLPTCLEIAGATPPEGLSGRSFLGVLTGKDDHLRDEVFLTHSGDGAMNRYPLRGVRTRDWKYIRNLDAEAEHHTHIDKGVAGDGRDLWDSWVARAADDAGAAATVSRYLRRPAEELYDLKSDPFELRNLAADADHAENRAQLREKLDRWMESQGDRGLETERSLSVSPAKARASR
- a CDS encoding SDR family NAD(P)-dependent oxidoreductase → MSEVQSDSSLRGLRCAVIGATSGIGRATALALAHAGADVIVHGRNLEAAVRVVREIEGRGTRVASILADLRSREQGDRLVANAWKLWDGLDAWLHFAGADVLTGEGPDLSFEAKLDLLWEVDVVAAIRLCRDVGRRMADAGGGAIVTMGWDQAETGMEGDSGELFGAVKGAVMAFTRSLALSLAPGVRVNGVAPGWIQTAWGETAPPEWQDRVLRETPMRRWGLPEDVARAAAFLVGPSSGFLTGQILRVDGGAVR